In Streptomyces nojiriensis, one genomic interval encodes:
- a CDS encoding putative bifunctional diguanylate cyclase/phosphodiesterase, producing the protein MSGTSEGTGSAADSIRSAITERHPSVPAVPSASATQAVPASSYRADSDLRDYRAAFNAAHLAMAVVDREGYVVAANQAFAGLLGSEPHALVHRSAADLVDLAAEARTWAAYQEVLRGRQARLRCTRRLKHPDGHSLWTEVTLGPVPGTGDVLLSVADISDRRDLQARLRHLQMHDPVTRLPNRALFFERLSAALEAASYEHGGGTGRIGLCYLDLDGFKAVNDTLGHRVGDRLLTAVAARLTQCADQSGYGRTGGHLVARLGGDEFALLVEDSTGTEQLADLARSVLAAVQEPFDLAGQRLSVSASIGVVERAAAGTSATGLMQAADTTLYWAKADGKARWTLFDPERNAHRMTRQALSSTLRPAVERGEFGLEYQPLVDLESGAVRGVEALVRWNHPQFGTLTPNRFIGIAEEDGSIVQLGQWVLRTACRQARRWQIEQPSDSPVFVSVNVAVRQVWDSDLVGDVAEILAETGLAPQLLQLELTESAVMGSAGRPLQALQALSDMGVRIAIDDFGTGYSNLAYLSRLPVSVLKLDGSFVRGFRYEEGTHPNPADETIVEALVQLAHRLGLTVTAECVETAGQAARLRRVGCDTGQGWLYSRAVGPERIAEMIGTRPGTEHPR; encoded by the coding sequence GTGAGCGGAACCTCAGAAGGAACCGGTTCGGCGGCCGACAGCATCCGATCGGCCATTACGGAGCGTCACCCGTCAGTGCCGGCAGTGCCGTCGGCGTCGGCCACCCAGGCCGTGCCGGCGTCGTCGTACCGCGCCGACTCCGACTTGCGCGACTACCGGGCCGCCTTCAACGCGGCCCACCTCGCCATGGCCGTCGTCGACCGCGAGGGCTACGTGGTCGCCGCCAACCAGGCCTTCGCCGGACTGCTCGGCAGCGAACCGCACGCGCTCGTCCACCGGTCCGCCGCCGACCTGGTCGACCTGGCTGCGGAGGCCCGCACCTGGGCCGCGTACCAGGAGGTGCTCCGCGGCCGGCAGGCCCGGCTGCGCTGCACCCGCCGCCTCAAACACCCCGACGGGCACTCGCTCTGGACCGAAGTCACCCTCGGACCCGTCCCCGGCACCGGGGACGTCCTGCTGTCGGTGGCCGACATCAGCGACCGCCGCGACCTCCAGGCCCGCCTGCGCCACCTCCAGATGCACGACCCGGTCACGCGCCTGCCGAACCGCGCCCTGTTCTTCGAGCGGCTCTCCGCCGCCCTGGAGGCCGCCTCGTACGAACACGGTGGCGGCACCGGCCGGATCGGGCTGTGCTACCTGGACCTCGACGGGTTCAAGGCGGTCAACGACACCCTCGGCCACCGGGTCGGCGACCGGCTGCTCACCGCCGTCGCCGCCCGCCTGACCCAGTGCGCCGACCAGTCCGGCTACGGGCGCACCGGCGGGCACCTGGTCGCGCGCCTCGGCGGCGACGAGTTCGCCCTGCTGGTCGAGGACTCCACCGGCACCGAACAGCTCGCCGACCTGGCGCGGAGCGTGCTGGCCGCCGTACAGGAACCCTTCGACCTGGCCGGGCAGCGGCTGTCCGTCTCCGCCTCGATCGGCGTCGTGGAGCGGGCGGCGGCCGGCACCTCGGCGACCGGCCTGATGCAGGCCGCCGACACGACCCTCTACTGGGCCAAGGCGGACGGCAAGGCCCGCTGGACCCTGTTCGACCCGGAGCGCAACGCGCACCGCATGACCCGCCAGGCGCTCTCCTCCACACTCCGGCCGGCCGTGGAGCGGGGCGAGTTCGGGCTGGAGTACCAGCCGCTGGTGGACCTGGAGAGCGGCGCGGTGCGCGGGGTCGAGGCGCTGGTGCGCTGGAACCACCCGCAGTTCGGGACGCTCACGCCGAATCGGTTCATCGGGATCGCCGAAGAGGACGGTTCCATCGTCCAGTTGGGGCAGTGGGTCCTGCGGACCGCCTGTCGGCAGGCCCGCCGCTGGCAGATCGAACAGCCCAGCGACTCACCGGTCTTCGTGTCCGTCAACGTCGCCGTCCGGCAGGTCTGGGACTCGGACCTCGTGGGCGACGTCGCTGAGATCCTGGCCGAGACGGGCCTCGCCCCGCAGCTGCTGCAGCTGGAGCTGACCGAGTCCGCGGTGATGGGCTCGGCCGGGCGTCCCCTCCAGGCCCTTCAGGCGCTCAGCGACATGGGCGTGCGGATCGCGATCGACGATTTCGGCACCGGTTACTCGAATCTCGCCTACCTCAGCAGACTTCCTGTATCAGTTCTGAAACTGGACGGTTCGTTCGTGCGCGGGTTCCGCTACGAGGAGGGCACGCACCCGAACCCGGCCGACGAGACCATCGTCGAGGCCCTGGTCCAGCTCGCCCACAGGCTCGGCCTGACGGTGACCGCGGAATGCGTGGAGACCGCCGGGCAGGCCGCACGGCTGCGGCGCGTCGGCTGCGACACGGGCCAGGGCTGGCTCTACTCGCGGGCGGTGGGCCCGGAGCGGATCGCCGAGATGATCGGCACCAGACCGGGCACGGAACACCCCCGCTAG
- a CDS encoding ALF repeat-containing protein, translated as MKHTRPALALTIGALAPALLLATPALAAGQAAAAPAKAVAVTAGESPYDTMSDAELRAEVNHILAGKPGKGVTSAADKALAGTTEDVRTFLKTGLAKAQDDDNAVAILRILGGKPGKGVTREANKALDGTPADRTAFLKTGLAKAQDDDNTVAILRILGGKPGKGVTREANKALDGTPADRTAFLKTGLRLAQAEDDRVEAFRILARPGISEALYAAAQKAIDGTPEELRYFITVGQFQV; from the coding sequence ATGAAACACACCCGTCCCGCACTCGCCCTGACCATCGGCGCCCTCGCCCCGGCCCTGCTGCTCGCCACCCCGGCCCTCGCCGCCGGCCAGGCCGCGGCGGCGCCCGCGAAGGCGGTCGCGGTCACCGCCGGGGAGTCGCCGTACGACACCATGTCGGACGCCGAACTGCGTGCCGAGGTCAACCACATCCTGGCCGGCAAGCCGGGCAAGGGCGTGACCAGTGCGGCCGACAAGGCCCTCGCCGGCACCACCGAGGACGTGCGCACCTTCCTGAAGACCGGCCTCGCGAAGGCCCAGGACGACGACAACGCGGTCGCCATCCTCCGCATCCTGGGCGGCAAGCCCGGCAAGGGCGTCACCCGCGAAGCCAACAAGGCCCTCGACGGCACCCCGGCCGACCGCACCGCCTTCCTCAAGACCGGCCTCGCGAAAGCCCAGGACGACGACAACACGGTCGCCATCCTCCGCATCCTGGGCGGCAAGCCCGGCAAGGGCGTCACCCGCGAAGCCAACAAGGCCCTCGACGGCACCCCGGCCGACCGCACCGCCTTCCTCAAGACCGGCCTGCGCCTGGCCCAGGCCGAGGACGACCGCGTCGAAGCCTTCCGTATCCTCGCCCGCCCGGGCATCAGCGAGGCCCTGTACGCGGCGGCCCAGAAGGCCATCGACGGCACCCCGGAGGAGCTCCGGTACTTCATCACGGTCGGCCAGTTCCAGGTCTGA
- a CDS encoding ALF repeat-containing protein, whose amino-acid sequence MKLTRSALALTVGALAPALLLATPSLASAAPVKASVTAPASTVPGSDTENAVAIAKILADPASGKAVIREANRALSGTPEDRVAFLTTGFAKAQDEDNRFAIAKILAGKPGKAVTREAGKALDGTPADRVTFLKTGLAIAQDEDNRVAIAKIYGDPASGKGVKREAIKAFNGTAADRAAFLKTGLRLAQAEDDRVAVGRILARPGISPALYAAAQKAVDGTPEELRYFITVGQFQV is encoded by the coding sequence ATGAAGCTCACCCGTTCCGCGCTCGCCCTGACCGTCGGCGCCCTGGCCCCGGCCCTGCTGCTCGCCACCCCGTCCCTCGCCAGCGCCGCACCGGTGAAGGCGTCGGTCACGGCTCCGGCGAGCACGGTGCCCGGCTCCGACACGGAGAACGCCGTCGCCATCGCCAAGATCCTGGCGGACCCGGCGAGCGGCAAGGCCGTGATCCGCGAGGCCAACAGGGCCCTCAGCGGCACCCCCGAGGACCGCGTGGCGTTCCTGACCACGGGCTTCGCCAAGGCCCAGGACGAGGACAACAGGTTCGCCATCGCCAAGATCCTCGCCGGCAAGCCGGGCAAGGCCGTCACCCGCGAGGCCGGCAAGGCCCTCGACGGCACCCCCGCCGACCGCGTCACCTTCCTGAAGACGGGCCTGGCGATCGCCCAGGACGAGGACAACCGCGTCGCCATCGCCAAGATCTACGGCGACCCGGCCTCGGGCAAGGGCGTCAAGCGCGAGGCCATCAAGGCCTTCAACGGCACCGCCGCCGACCGCGCCGCGTTCCTGAAGACCGGCCTGCGACTGGCCCAGGCCGAGGACGACCGCGTCGCCGTGGGCCGCATCCTCGCCCGCCCCGGCATCAGCCCGGCCCTGTACGCGGCGGCCCAGAAGGCCGTCGACGGCACTCCCGAGGAGCTGCGCTACTTCATCACGGTCGGCCAGTTCCAGGTCTGA
- a CDS encoding tachylectin-related carbohydrate-binding protein produces the protein MSSSSLKRRLAATLAVSATTLGMVTLTSAPAQAAAICGGNVSVYGTLPDGRLTYTAIAPNTGDRVKTLIGANLGFTPKAMATLNFNTVLVTSTAGELYRVDIQTNDSALALAGVTKIWDSGWTFDKLTYDGAGHLYGTVGGELHRYNVSQAKPSGPAHIAKHAVIDTGFVLKTLAAAGDDVLIASTADGRLLSYQINGVGDWESSVLKSSGWSAVDNLVSPGGGLYYGRTNGGMYWYHDADPTDGKGDDIAYHPADPVDASGWTQSLLSAFANDCTYQPPAPPTPTPSTKGGQIARSEIMSRAANWLSRDIPYNQGAYASDPDGDHTYRTDCSGFVSMVWHAGTSYTTQSLPGIAATISKSDLQPGDALNTLDGHVVLFEKWVDKAAGKFSYIHEANTNDDMMRGQDYLNGGTDGRIAGHAASGYVALRYDKVVSG, from the coding sequence ATGTCCTCGTCGTCCCTCAAGCGCCGCCTCGCCGCCACCCTGGCCGTCTCTGCCACGACCCTCGGCATGGTCACCCTCACCTCGGCGCCGGCCCAGGCCGCCGCGATCTGCGGCGGCAACGTGTCGGTCTACGGCACCCTCCCCGACGGACGCCTCACCTACACGGCGATAGCCCCCAACACCGGTGACCGCGTCAAGACCCTGATCGGCGCGAACCTCGGCTTCACGCCCAAGGCGATGGCCACCCTCAACTTCAACACCGTCCTCGTGACCTCGACGGCCGGCGAGCTGTACCGCGTCGACATCCAGACCAACGACAGCGCCCTGGCCCTGGCCGGAGTCACCAAGATCTGGGACAGCGGCTGGACCTTCGACAAGCTGACCTACGACGGCGCCGGTCACCTCTACGGCACGGTCGGCGGCGAGCTCCACCGCTACAACGTCTCCCAGGCCAAGCCCAGCGGGCCCGCCCACATCGCCAAGCACGCGGTGATCGACACGGGCTTCGTCCTCAAGACCCTCGCAGCCGCCGGCGACGACGTCCTCATCGCCAGCACGGCCGACGGACGGCTGCTCTCGTACCAGATCAACGGCGTCGGGGACTGGGAGAGCTCGGTGCTCAAGAGCTCCGGCTGGTCGGCGGTCGACAACCTCGTCTCGCCGGGCGGCGGCCTCTACTACGGCCGTACGAACGGCGGGATGTACTGGTACCACGACGCCGACCCCACCGACGGCAAGGGTGACGACATCGCCTACCACCCCGCCGACCCGGTCGACGCGAGCGGCTGGACCCAGAGCCTGCTCTCCGCCTTCGCCAACGACTGCACCTACCAGCCGCCGGCGCCCCCGACCCCCACCCCCTCCACCAAGGGCGGGCAGATCGCCCGCAGCGAGATCATGAGCCGCGCCGCGAACTGGCTGAGCCGTGACATCCCCTACAACCAGGGCGCGTACGCCTCCGACCCGGACGGCGACCACACCTACCGCACCGACTGCTCCGGCTTCGTCTCGATGGTCTGGCACGCCGGTACCAGCTACACGACCCAGAGCCTGCCGGGCATCGCCGCCACCATCTCCAAGTCCGACCTCCAGCCCGGTGACGCGCTGAACACCCTGGACGGGCACGTGGTGCTCTTCGAGAAGTGGGTCGACAAGGCCGCGGGGAAGTTCTCGTACATCCACGAGGCCAACACCAACGACGACATGATGCGCGGTCAGGACTACCTCAACGGTGGCACCGACGGCCGCATCGCCGGCCACGCCGCCTCGGGCTACGTCGCCCTGCGCTACGACAAGGTCGTGAGCGGATAG
- a CDS encoding peptidase S1 and S6: MTTTLRQAARKSAVAALSAALGAGLLTAAAVATAPAAEAATTCSGTASIYGVLPDGRLTFSTITPATGALKKVRVGADLGFEPKAMATLNFNTVLVTSTTGALYRLDVLTNNESLVLERPPVKIFDSGWTHDKLTYDGHGHLYGTAGGVLLQYLVSQPKPTGSAHIGQRKEIGGGFVLKTLTAAGDDRLLATTSAGALYSYKINSDGTWDRDDLKTSGWSGFDQVVSPGGGLYYGRIETTGAMYWYKDANPADGTGSDIAYHNDTPVNTGGWTQQLLSAQPETFSCTTTSDPLDGRDIPAVKAAGRDLMNKHDGGVWNSSTQWNCLEQLWDRESGWRYWADNPNSTAYGIPQALPGSKMDAFGDDWRTNPVTQIKWGLSYIDGRYDTPCGAWTHFLNNNWY; the protein is encoded by the coding sequence GTGACCACCACCCTCCGTCAGGCTGCCCGTAAGAGCGCGGTGGCCGCCCTCTCCGCCGCCCTCGGCGCCGGCCTGCTCACCGCCGCGGCCGTCGCCACCGCCCCGGCCGCCGAGGCCGCGACCACGTGCAGCGGGACCGCCTCGATCTACGGCGTCCTTCCCGACGGCCGTCTCACCTTCAGCACCATCACCCCGGCCACCGGCGCGCTGAAGAAGGTGCGGGTCGGGGCGGACCTGGGGTTCGAGCCCAAGGCGATGGCCACCCTCAACTTCAACACGGTGCTGGTGACGTCGACGACGGGCGCGCTCTACCGCCTCGACGTCCTCACCAACAACGAGTCCCTCGTCCTGGAGCGCCCGCCCGTCAAGATCTTCGACAGCGGCTGGACCCACGACAAGCTCACCTACGACGGACACGGCCACCTGTACGGCACGGCGGGCGGGGTCCTGCTCCAGTACCTGGTCTCACAGCCCAAGCCGACCGGCTCGGCGCACATCGGCCAGCGCAAGGAGATCGGCGGCGGGTTCGTCCTGAAGACCCTCACGGCCGCCGGGGACGACCGCCTCCTCGCCACCACGTCGGCGGGCGCGCTCTACTCCTACAAGATCAACAGCGATGGCACCTGGGACCGCGACGACCTCAAGACCTCCGGCTGGTCCGGCTTCGACCAGGTCGTATCGCCCGGTGGCGGCCTCTACTACGGCCGGATCGAGACCACCGGCGCCATGTACTGGTACAAGGACGCCAACCCGGCCGACGGCACTGGCAGCGACATCGCGTACCACAACGACACCCCCGTCAACACCGGCGGCTGGACACAGCAGCTGCTCTCCGCGCAGCCGGAGACCTTCAGCTGCACCACCACCTCGGACCCGCTCGACGGCAGGGACATTCCCGCCGTGAAGGCGGCCGGCCGCGACCTGATGAACAAGCACGACGGCGGCGTCTGGAACAGCTCCACCCAGTGGAACTGCCTGGAGCAGCTCTGGGACCGGGAGAGCGGCTGGCGCTACTGGGCCGACAACCCGAACTCCACGGCGTACGGCATCCCCCAGGCCCTGCCCGGTTCCAAGATGGACGCCTTCGGCGACGACTGGCGCACCAACCCGGTCACCCAGATCAAGTGGGGCCTGTCCTACATCGACGGCCGGTACGACACACCGTGCGGTGCCTGGACCCACTTCCTGAACAACAACTGGTACTGA
- a CDS encoding helix-turn-helix domain-containing protein codes for MLQTLGLGADVEAVYRGMLADPSGGIAELSARLGLTETQVREGLDRLVDLDLLRPSRDCPGGLRAVRPELGLELLLRRQEEELARQQQELARSKAAAAQVVSEFAELSPNTEVDGAERLVGMDAIHGRLEQLAHDLSRECLAILPGGALSEASLEASRPLDRRALARGIEMRSVYQDSARNDPATLAYARWLTEEGGQVRTSPLLPPRLLIFDRTVAVVPIDPDHSRLGALCTSAPGIVASLTNLFEQTWDSAGPLGADRPRPSDTRPTATELELLKLLASGMTDEAAAKRLGVSLRTVRRQMAALMERLHATSRFEAGLKAAQQGWL; via the coding sequence ATGCTGCAGACACTGGGTCTCGGGGCCGATGTGGAAGCCGTGTACCGGGGCATGCTGGCCGACCCCTCGGGAGGGATCGCCGAGCTCAGCGCCCGCCTCGGCCTCACCGAGACCCAGGTCCGCGAGGGCCTGGACCGGCTCGTCGACCTCGACCTCCTCAGACCGTCACGTGACTGCCCGGGCGGGCTGCGCGCGGTGCGACCCGAGCTGGGTCTGGAGCTGCTGCTGCGCCGCCAGGAGGAGGAACTGGCCCGGCAGCAGCAGGAGCTGGCCCGCAGCAAGGCGGCCGCGGCGCAGGTGGTCTCGGAATTCGCGGAGCTCAGCCCGAACACCGAGGTCGACGGCGCGGAGCGGCTCGTGGGGATGGACGCCATCCATGGCCGGCTGGAACAGCTCGCCCACGACCTGTCCCGGGAATGCCTGGCGATCCTGCCGGGCGGCGCACTGTCCGAGGCCAGCCTGGAGGCCTCCCGGCCGCTGGACCGGCGGGCGCTGGCCCGCGGCATCGAGATGCGCTCGGTCTACCAGGACAGCGCCCGCAACGATCCGGCGACGCTGGCCTACGCGCGGTGGCTGACCGAAGAGGGCGGCCAGGTGCGGACGAGTCCGCTCCTGCCGCCGCGCCTCCTGATATTCGACCGGACGGTGGCGGTGGTCCCGATCGACCCCGACCACTCCCGTCTGGGCGCCCTGTGCACCAGCGCGCCCGGGATCGTGGCCTCCCTGACCAACCTGTTCGAGCAGACGTGGGACTCCGCCGGACCGCTCGGAGCCGACCGCCCCCGCCCCAGCGACACCCGCCCCACCGCGACCGAGCTGGAACTGCTGAAGCTCCTGGCCTCGGGCATGACGGACGAGGCCGCGGCGAAGCGGCTCGGGGTGTCGCTGCGCACGGTCAGGCGCCAGATGGCCGCCCTCATGGAACGCCTCCACGCGACGAGCCGCTTCGAAGCCGGCCTCAAGGCGGCCCAGCAGGGCTGGCTCTGA
- a CDS encoding DUF397 domain-containing protein gives MGSSQNLTGMLWRKSSYSGNTGGDCVECAPLGTAAWRKASYSGSSGGDCVEVAAQPCEVAVRDSKNPGGPVFTVTAAAFTTFVRSL, from the coding sequence ATGGGGAGCAGTCAGAACCTGACCGGCATGCTGTGGCGTAAGTCCAGCTACAGCGGAAATACGGGCGGAGACTGCGTCGAGTGCGCCCCGCTCGGCACCGCCGCCTGGCGCAAGGCCTCGTACAGCGGAAGCAGCGGCGGCGACTGCGTCGAGGTGGCTGCCCAGCCCTGTGAAGTGGCCGTCCGGGACTCCAAGAACCCCGGCGGGCCGGTCTTCACGGTCACGGCAGCCGCATTCACGACGTTCGTCCGGAGTCTCTGA
- a CDS encoding helix-turn-helix domain-containing protein, giving the protein MAVVRDIDPSASPLDYYSYELRRLREEAGLKQAQLGAIIFCTGSLIGMIENGKRVPTRDFSERVDAALGTDGHFSRLVGLVLRSVLPVWFQAYAEMEARAAYISTYQSQLVYGLLQTEAYARAVLATGLPERLDELVAARMERHRILRQEKSPMVWVVLDEGVLHRPIGGRQVMRAQLAHLLSFHENRWVQIQVLPCAAGEHAGLIGSFNGLRFDSDPDIVYTEDLISGHMTANPDTVREAALRYAHLQAAALSVEDSAVLIAQVMEERYGEQSEPDRHAVA; this is encoded by the coding sequence ATGGCCGTCGTCCGTGACATCGACCCCAGTGCCTCGCCGCTGGACTACTACAGCTACGAGCTGCGCCGGCTGCGGGAAGAGGCGGGCCTGAAACAGGCCCAGCTGGGCGCGATCATCTTCTGCACCGGGTCGCTGATCGGCATGATCGAGAACGGCAAGCGGGTCCCGACCCGCGACTTCTCGGAACGGGTGGACGCGGCGCTGGGTACGGACGGGCACTTCTCCCGCCTGGTGGGCCTGGTCCTGCGGAGCGTCCTGCCGGTGTGGTTCCAGGCGTACGCGGAGATGGAGGCCCGGGCGGCGTACATCTCCACCTACCAGTCGCAGTTGGTCTACGGGCTCCTTCAGACGGAGGCGTACGCACGCGCGGTGCTGGCGACAGGATTGCCGGAGCGGCTGGATGAGTTGGTCGCGGCTCGAATGGAACGGCATCGCATCCTGCGCCAGGAGAAGTCGCCGATGGTCTGGGTAGTGCTCGACGAGGGAGTGCTGCACCGGCCGATAGGAGGTCGTCAGGTGATGCGTGCGCAACTCGCCCACCTGCTGAGCTTTCATGAGAACCGGTGGGTTCAGATCCAGGTGCTGCCGTGTGCGGCGGGTGAACACGCAGGCCTGATCGGGTCGTTCAATGGACTGCGCTTCGACAGCGATCCGGACATCGTCTACACGGAAGACCTCATCTCTGGCCACATGACGGCCAACCCCGACACCGTCAGGGAAGCCGCGCTTCGTTACGCTCACTTGCAGGCCGCCGCACTCTCCGTAGAGGACTCGGCGGTGTTGATCGCGCAGGTAATGGAGGAGCGTTATGGGGAGCAGTCAGAACCTGACCGGCATGCTGTGGCGTAA
- a CDS encoding glycosyl hydrolase family 18 protein codes for MHIRKPLIAAAATAALAAGALASFAGLGTAQAADASAGAAAGGVRIAYYDQWSVYGNAFYPKHLDTRGIAGKLDVINYSFGNIHPTNLTCFEANKAAGDDNNPNAGDGAGDSYADYQKSFSAADSVSGVADKWDQPIVGVFNQFKQLKAKYPHLKINISIGGWTYSKYFSDAAKTDASRKKLVSSCIDQYIKGNLPVEGGYGGQGVAAGIFDGIDIDWEYPGSSGGHLGNHYAPEDKQNFTLLLKEFREQLDAYGQANGGKKYLLTSALPAGQDKIKYIETDKIGAYLDYANIMTYDMHGAWDGDGPTYHQSPLYSGANDPTDPIAPGTQKYSIDNAIDSWIDGNPAYGITGGFPANKLTLGYEFYYRGWKGVPAGANNGLAQSATGASGARPTSQQAGIANYKELGGLVDNPATTFWDDQAKASYFYKDGEFFTGLNQKSIQARVDYGKQRGLAGAMMYSLLGLDNNTTLLNQISDALGGTTVPPTTPPTTPPTTPPTTPPTTPPTTPPTGCGSTPAYVAGTIYAAGNEVSYNGRKYKAQWWTQNETPGTTGEWGVWKDLGAC; via the coding sequence ATGCACATCCGTAAACCACTCATCGCAGCCGCCGCCACGGCCGCGCTGGCCGCCGGAGCGCTGGCCTCCTTCGCGGGACTCGGCACCGCCCAGGCCGCCGACGCCTCGGCCGGCGCCGCGGCGGGCGGCGTCCGTATCGCCTACTACGACCAGTGGAGCGTGTACGGCAACGCCTTCTACCCCAAGCACCTCGACACCCGCGGCATAGCGGGCAAGCTGGACGTCATCAACTACTCGTTCGGCAACATCCACCCCACCAACCTCACCTGTTTCGAGGCGAACAAGGCGGCGGGTGACGACAACAACCCCAACGCCGGTGACGGCGCGGGCGACTCCTACGCCGACTACCAGAAGTCCTTCAGTGCCGCGGACAGCGTCAGCGGGGTCGCCGACAAGTGGGACCAGCCGATCGTCGGCGTCTTCAACCAGTTCAAGCAGCTGAAGGCCAAGTACCCCCACCTGAAGATCAACATTTCGATCGGCGGCTGGACCTACTCCAAGTACTTCAGCGACGCGGCGAAGACCGACGCCTCCCGCAAGAAGCTGGTCTCCTCCTGCATCGACCAGTACATCAAGGGCAACCTCCCGGTCGAGGGCGGCTACGGCGGCCAGGGCGTCGCGGCCGGCATCTTCGACGGCATCGACATCGACTGGGAGTACCCGGGCTCGTCCGGCGGCCACCTCGGCAACCACTACGCCCCCGAGGACAAGCAGAACTTCACGCTCCTGCTCAAGGAGTTCCGCGAGCAGCTCGACGCCTACGGCCAGGCCAACGGCGGCAAGAAGTACCTGCTGACCTCGGCCCTCCCGGCCGGCCAGGACAAGATCAAGTACATCGAGACGGACAAGATCGGCGCGTACCTCGACTACGCGAACATCATGACGTACGACATGCACGGCGCCTGGGACGGCGACGGCCCGACGTACCACCAGTCCCCGCTGTACTCCGGCGCCAACGACCCGACCGACCCGATCGCGCCGGGCACCCAGAAGTACAGCATCGACAACGCGATCGACTCCTGGATCGACGGCAACCCGGCCTACGGGATCACCGGCGGCTTCCCCGCCAACAAGCTGACGCTGGGCTACGAGTTCTACTACCGCGGCTGGAAGGGCGTCCCCGCCGGGGCGAACAACGGCCTCGCCCAGTCCGCGACCGGAGCCTCCGGCGCCCGGCCCACCAGCCAGCAGGCCGGTATCGCCAACTACAAGGAGCTCGGCGGCCTCGTCGACAACCCGGCGACCACCTTCTGGGACGACCAGGCCAAGGCCTCGTACTTCTACAAGGACGGCGAGTTCTTCACCGGCCTCAACCAGAAGTCCATCCAGGCCCGGGTCGACTACGGCAAGCAGCGCGGCCTGGCCGGCGCGATGATGTACTCCCTGCTCGGCCTGGACAACAACACCACCCTGCTCAACCAGATCTCGGACGCCCTCGGCGGCACCACGGTCCCGCCGACCACCCCGCCGACGACGCCTCCGACCACTCCGCCCACGACCCCGCCGACCACGCCCCCGACCACTCCGCCGACGGGCTGCGGCTCGACCCCGGCGTACGTCGCGGGCACCATCTACGCGGCCGGCAACGAGGTCTCCTACAACGGCCGCAAGTACAAGGCCCAGTGGTGGACGCAGAACGAGACCCCGGGCACCACGGGTGAGTGGGGCGTCTGGAAGGACCTCGGCGCCTGCTGA